The region GGCGTAAATTAATATACTATAAAACTATAATAAAAGTAATTATTAGGGTTTGTATGAGTATCAAACAATGGCCGGAAGGGGAACGGCCGCGTGAAAAATTATTGGCGCGTGGCGCAGCAGCATTGAGCGATGCCGAACTGCTGGCGATTTTGCTCAGGGTCGGCACGCGCGGCATGAGCGCCGTGGATTTGGCGCGTTATCTGCTACAGCAATTCGGCAGCTTAGGCAGGCTGATGAGTGCGGATGTACGTGCATTGGCCGCGCATAAAGGCATGGGCTTGGCCAGCTTTACCCAGTTTGCCGTAGTCAAAGAAATCGGGCGGCGGATTTTAAGCGAAGATTTGCAGCAAAACATGACGCTCGATAATCCGCAAGCTGCCGGTGATTATTTGCGGCTCAACTTGGGGCATGAAAAAGTCGAAGTCAGCTTGGCTTTATTGCTCAACCGCCAAAACCAACTGATTGCCGTGCGCGAATTGTCGCGCGGTACGGTGGCGGAAAATACGGTTTATATCCGAGAAATCGTCAAACTGGCACTTGAAGAATACACCGACAGCCTGATTATTGCCCACAATCATCCGGGCGGACACGCAAGGCCGTCTGAAGCGGATATTCAGTTTACCAAAAAATTGGGGCAGGCGTT is a window of Neisseria yangbaofengii DNA encoding:
- the radC gene encoding RadC family protein — translated: MSIKQWPEGERPREKLLARGAAALSDAELLAILLRVGTRGMSAVDLARYLLQQFGSLGRLMSADVRALAAHKGMGLASFTQFAVVKEIGRRILSEDLQQNMTLDNPQAAGDYLRLNLGHEKVEVSLALLLNRQNQLIAVRELSRGTVAENTVYIREIVKLALEEYTDSLIIAHNHPGGHARPSEADIQFTKKLGQALDLVDISLLDHFVVTAREAYSMRQAGLMD